The sequence TCGGGCAACGATTCAAGAAGCTCGGCGAAACAACGAAACGTCGTATGATTCAGATTATGTTCCCACTGGTCCAATGTACAGAGATCCCATATCTTTTCACAGGTAATAGTTTGATCTTGAAAAAATGAATGAGCTGATAAAGTTAAGGTATCCAAGAATCTGATTCATTATCCGCAACCTGTGCAGGAGCTACTTAGAAATGGAGAACTTGTTCAAGATATACGTGTACGAGGATGGGGAGCCACCTCTGTTCCATTACAGCAAGAGCCTTGGAATTCTTGGCATCGAAGGTATACTCATTCATCAACTCGAAATCAGCCGATTTCGTACCGGAGATCCTAGACAGGCACATGTTTATTTCGTCCCGATGAGTATGCAATCCATAGCCACGTACGCGTATGAGCGCAACAATCGTGCTTGGAGTCCGCTGCAAAACATAGCAAGAGACTATGTGAATCTCATAGCTACCAAGTATCCTTACTGGAATCGAACACTCGCGCACGATCATTTCATTCTTGCTTGCCATGATTGGGTACCACTTCTTGATTTTTCTTGTCTCCTAATCTACATTTACGCCGTGATCGAATAGCTGATTCCTCATTGTGAAACTTCTTGAATCTTGATAGGGCCCAACTATTTCTCATGGCGTACCTCACCTATACAAGAATTCGATCCGAGTTCTATGTAATGCGAACACGACAGAAGGATTCAAGCCCTCCACTGATGTCTCCATGCCAGAGATATATCTCCCTGATGGCACGATGGACGGCCTGATAGGGGGACCAGGACCGTCAGAACGTTCTGTTTTAGTTTTCTACGCTGGCGGCATCCATGGTGACATCAGGCAAGCTCTAATGGATCAGTGGAAAGATAAAGATCCAGACGTCCGAATCCACGAGTACCTCCCGAAGAACGTTTCTTACTATGGAATGTTTCGGAAGAGCAAGTATTGTATCTGTCCCAGTGGATGGGAAGTAGCTAGTCCAAGAATGGTGGAAGCCCTTTATATGGGGTGCGTTCCCGTGCTTCTCAAGAACCATTATGCTAAACCGTTTGACGACGTTTTGGATTGGGGGACGTTTTCGGTCGATGTTGGGGTAAATGAGATTGCTGATCTGAAGAAGATTTTGACGGCCATTCCTGCAGGCAAATACATGGAAATGCAAAGGGTAGGTGTTCTAGTAAGGAGACATTTCGAGGTTAATTTCCCCCCGAAACGGTTCGATGTTTTTCATATGATACTGCATTCGGTGTGGCTGAGGAGGATAAATATTCAGCTTAATGATGCACATGAAACTTGAGTGAGTTGTGTGTAGGAATCCTTACTGATTTTACTGTCTGTATTCCCTGTTGTAATCTAAGTTAATCTTCTTGTATTGACACGTTTGATGTTTTTATAATTCATAAGATGTTGAAAACACTCACATTTGGACCCAACTTTGGTAAGTACTAAATAAATGTTGCAGTTAATACGAAAACTGAAAATTGAGCAAACACATGAAATATTATAATTGAATCTGGATGATCTATGATGGGCTTCTAATTTCATGACTTGAAGATGTCCTTAGTATGGTTTTCGGAAAGGTGAGCCGATTCTTTATGCCTTCTCGCCTGCCTTGATGATGAACCAGCCACCATCACCACTCGTGGTTCACGTCTTTCGAAGACCGCATTTCCATATCACTCGAACAACAATTACTTCCGGTCagaaacttgaaaaatatatatgttgatgGTAATCAACAACTCAAATTGTTGACGGAAGTTCCCATTCTCGGCAACCAAAATACCTATATAAATAAAGTGTACTACTGTTGCCGCTATTTTTAGTAAAAGACAACACTTATGTTAATTACGAGTCAGGACCCACAcatgttatttaaaataaatgcaaacatatGATGacaaatacatattttattacTTTGGTTGATGATTATATTAAATTCTACCatgttttcaaaattaaagaTGAAATCataggaaaaaaatttattacaaaaGTTAAATTGAAAATCAACTTGACACTAAATTAAGGTGTCAAAAATTAtcatggatatgaatatgaatcaTCATTGTCTCGAGTTCTATGATCAACACAAAATCAAACACAATACcactatattttattttcctcgataaaattgaattttcaaaAGAAAGTACTTTTAAAGTTGTAATTGGATTGATGAATTAATTcattgatttcaaatatatttttgttgttctATAGAAGTAAGACTATCAACatcaaattcataattttcatgtttatatagtatttcacgttaattatgtttaattataaattcaCTCAATAATGGTATCATCTAGAATTCACTATATTTTTGGTaactaatatataaataaagtgtgaacttaatattttaattattattttgttgttaACAATGCATTAATAATTGAAATCCATATATTTCAAATCTATATATCTCCCCAAGTGCACCCTAAAAGAAATTATGAACCATCATTGTTGAGGCAAtctccaaccacaaaatctattttggtgcaaattttacattaaaatagtgcgatttctgcaccaaatacaacgtccatctccaacccatttacttcaaatcttacaccaaaaagaatattctcgaaatattctttt comes from Primulina huaijiensis isolate GDHJ02 chromosome 2, ASM1229523v2, whole genome shotgun sequence and encodes:
- the LOC140971195 gene encoding probable glycosyltransferase At5g03795, with the translated sequence MADSSSSSSSSSSKLVYFVIFPLILLFGLVIILNQKPSSWLSSSPYVILKKGVGAPPPATASEVDQPPAMMENEDRKEFSDLEKVEASLARARATIQEARRNNETSYDSDYVPTGPMYRDPISFHRSYLEMENLFKIYVYEDGEPPLFHYSKSLGILGIEGILIHQLEISRFRTGDPRQAHVYFVPMSMQSIATYAYERNNRAWSPLQNIARDYVNLIATKYPYWNRTLAHDHFILACHDWGPTISHGVPHLYKNSIRVLCNANTTEGFKPSTDVSMPEIYLPDGTMDGLIGGPGPSERSVLVFYAGGIHGDIRQALMDQWKDKDPDVRIHEYLPKNVSYYGMFRKSKYCICPSGWEVASPRMVEALYMGCVPVLLKNHYAKPFDDVLDWGTFSVDVGVNEIADLKKILTAIPAGKYMEMQRVGVLVRRHFEVNFPPKRFDVFHMILHSVWLRRINIQLNDAHET